In Bradyrhizobium guangxiense, the following are encoded in one genomic region:
- the mnmE gene encoding tRNA uridine-5-carboxymethylaminomethyl(34) synthesis GTPase MnmE, giving the protein MHPSDQTIFALSSGRAPSAIAVVRVSGSQAGTVLATLAGKLPLPRQASRRLLRDGAGQPIDDAVVLWFPGPGSATGEDIAEFHVHGGRAVLTALFAAISIIPNTRAAEPGEFTRRSFENGKLDLTEAEGLDDLIHADTDRQRRQALRQLQGLLGDRARDWRERIIEASALIEAGIDFSDEGDVPAELMAPAVKAIKALHDEITEVLAAQGHSERLRDGLVVAIAGEPNVGKSTLINQLARREVAIVSPHAGTTRDVIEVQLDLDGYPVTIIDTAGIRETEDPVEQEGVRRARARAEDADLVLWLVESRQAVDPGTMRSLRKSKGGDRSEGTVWIVRNKIDLDGVGRARPGGEFEISAGRGDGIPELLEAVVKFASGFFGTTEGAVVTRARQRNLLSRAADSLRRSLDLVEDGEELAAEELRAAAYALGRLLGRVDVEDVLGAIFQKFCIGK; this is encoded by the coding sequence ATGCATCCGAGCGATCAGACCATCTTTGCGTTGTCGTCCGGCCGCGCGCCGAGCGCGATCGCGGTGGTGCGCGTTTCCGGCTCGCAGGCCGGTACGGTTCTGGCGACCCTCGCGGGCAAGCTGCCTCTGCCGCGGCAGGCAAGCCGGCGGCTGCTCCGCGACGGCGCAGGCCAGCCCATCGACGACGCAGTCGTGCTCTGGTTTCCCGGACCGGGCAGCGCAACGGGCGAGGACATCGCCGAATTTCACGTCCATGGCGGCCGCGCGGTGCTGACCGCGCTTTTTGCCGCGATTTCGATAATTCCGAATACACGAGCGGCCGAGCCCGGCGAGTTCACGCGGCGCTCGTTCGAGAACGGCAAGCTCGACCTTACCGAGGCCGAGGGCCTCGACGATCTCATTCACGCCGACACCGACCGCCAGCGCCGCCAGGCGCTGCGGCAGTTGCAGGGCTTGCTCGGCGACCGTGCGCGCGACTGGCGTGAGCGCATCATCGAGGCTTCGGCGCTGATCGAGGCCGGCATCGATTTTTCCGATGAAGGCGATGTGCCCGCGGAATTGATGGCGCCGGCCGTGAAGGCGATCAAGGCGCTGCATGATGAGATCACAGAAGTGCTTGCGGCACAGGGACATTCTGAACGCCTGCGCGATGGCCTGGTGGTTGCGATCGCGGGCGAGCCGAATGTCGGCAAATCGACGCTGATCAATCAGCTCGCGCGTCGCGAGGTTGCGATCGTCTCACCGCACGCCGGCACGACACGCGACGTGATCGAGGTGCAGCTCGATCTGGACGGCTATCCCGTCACGATCATTGATACCGCAGGCATCCGTGAGACCGAGGATCCCGTTGAGCAGGAGGGCGTGCGCCGCGCGCGGGCGCGGGCCGAGGACGCTGACTTGGTGTTGTGGTTGGTCGAGTCCAGGCAGGCCGTCGATCCGGGCACCATGCGCTCGCTTCGAAAGTCCAAAGGCGGCGATCGGTCGGAGGGGACGGTCTGGATCGTGCGCAACAAGATCGATCTCGATGGCGTCGGAAGAGCCCGGCCGGGTGGCGAGTTCGAGATATCGGCGGGTCGCGGCGACGGCATCCCCGAGCTGCTCGAGGCGGTGGTGAAGTTCGCTTCGGGGTTTTTCGGAACCACCGAGGGGGCCGTGGTGACCCGGGCGCGCCAGCGCAACTTGTTGAGCCGGGCCGCAGACAGCTTGCGCCGCAGCTTGGACCTTGTAGAAGACGGCGAGGAGCTCGCCGCCGAAGAGCTGCGTGCCGCCGCCTATGCCCTCGGTCGTCTGTTGGGCCGCGTGGACGTCGAGGACGTTCTTGGGGCCATCTTCCAGAAATTCTGCATCGGAAAGTAG